The following coding sequences lie in one Peribacillus frigoritolerans genomic window:
- a CDS encoding branched-chain amino acid ABC transporter permease, with the protein MTTLKNSKGFWLSIVLALIFFGIMQYTISNGMLNPFYINTLMFIGINIMLATSLHLIIGITGQFSIGHAGFLAVGAYASAVMTMKLELPFIIAVLAGGVIAAVAGMVIGVPSLRLKGDYLAIATLGFGEIVRIVLLNIDYVGGASGMQVSHLTTWPWVFACVMITVLVIRNFTNSTHGRACISVREDETAADAMGINTTYYKVAAFVIGAFFAGIAGSLYAHNFYIIQPSNFGFLKSFDILIFVVLGGLGSLSGSVLAAILLTIVTTFLQDYPETRMIIYSLVLILMMIFRPQGLMGTREITALFTNKKTKGGPKDGSHNTVA; encoded by the coding sequence ATGACTACTTTAAAGAATTCAAAGGGTTTTTGGCTCTCGATCGTGCTCGCACTTATTTTTTTCGGAATCATGCAGTACACCATTTCAAACGGAATGCTCAACCCATTTTATATCAACACGCTCATGTTCATCGGCATCAATATCATGCTGGCGACGAGCCTGCATTTAATCATTGGAATAACCGGGCAGTTCTCGATTGGTCATGCAGGTTTTTTAGCGGTAGGGGCCTATGCTTCGGCAGTCATGACAATGAAGCTTGAACTTCCTTTCATCATAGCTGTATTGGCTGGGGGCGTAATAGCCGCTGTTGCGGGCATGGTGATCGGGGTGCCGAGCTTGCGTCTGAAGGGGGATTACCTGGCGATAGCTACGCTTGGATTTGGCGAAATTGTCCGGATCGTCCTTTTGAATATTGATTATGTAGGCGGGGCAAGCGGGATGCAGGTATCCCACCTGACTACTTGGCCATGGGTTTTTGCCTGTGTGATGATCACCGTCTTAGTCATCCGGAATTTCACCAATTCGACTCACGGACGGGCATGCATATCCGTAAGGGAAGATGAAACGGCCGCTGATGCGATGGGAATCAATACGACCTATTATAAAGTGGCGGCTTTCGTCATCGGAGCTTTTTTTGCCGGAATCGCCGGATCGCTTTATGCCCATAATTTCTATATTATCCAGCCATCGAATTTCGGTTTCCTAAAATCCTTCGATATTCTGATTTTCGTCGTACTTGGCGGTCTTGGAAGTCTTTCAGGTTCGGTTTTGGCCGCAATTTTACTGACGATCGTGACGACGTTCCTTCAGGATTATCCGGAAACGAGGATGATCATCTACAGCCTTGTCCTGATCCTGATGATGATTTTCCGCCCGCAGGGTTTAATGGGAACAAGAGAAATCACGGCATTGTTCACAAATAAAAAAACGAAAGGGGGCCCAAAGGATGGAAGCCACAATACCGTTGCTTAA
- a CDS encoding ABC transporter ATP-binding protein: MLKIEDINVYYGNIQALKGVSMEINEGEIVTLIGANGAGKSTLLKTISGLLKPKQGKVLFEGEPIGGKAAQSIVKMGISHVPEGRRVFANMTVAENLELGAYLRKDKDGINNDMEKVYELFPRLLERIKQQAGTLSGGEQQMLAMGRALMAKPRLLLLDEPSMGLAPLLVKQIFNIIQEISETGTTILLVEQNANLALSIADRAYVVETGRIVLSGNAEELTSSEEIKMAYLGGH; encoded by the coding sequence ATGCTGAAAATAGAGGACATCAATGTTTATTATGGCAATATCCAAGCGTTAAAAGGGGTTTCCATGGAGATTAACGAGGGCGAGATCGTGACCCTGATCGGGGCGAACGGAGCGGGAAAAAGCACGTTGCTCAAAACGATATCCGGTCTGTTAAAACCAAAGCAAGGAAAGGTTCTGTTCGAAGGCGAGCCGATTGGAGGAAAAGCTGCACAGTCCATCGTGAAAATGGGCATATCCCATGTACCTGAAGGGCGACGTGTCTTTGCCAACATGACGGTTGCCGAAAACCTGGAGCTTGGGGCTTATTTACGGAAAGACAAAGATGGCATCAATAATGATATGGAAAAGGTGTATGAGCTATTTCCGAGGCTGCTGGAGAGAATCAAACAGCAGGCCGGCACGCTTTCAGGCGGTGAACAGCAGATGCTTGCAATGGGCCGGGCCTTAATGGCAAAACCACGGTTATTACTGCTCGATGAACCTTCGATGGGCCTTGCACCGCTTTTGGTGAAGCAAATCTTCAACATCATCCAGGAAATCAGTGAGACCGGAACAACGATCCTTTTGGTCGAGCAAAACGCCAACCTTGCATTATCGATTGCAGATCGGGCTTATGTAGTTGAAACGGGCCGAATCGTCCTGTCGGGCAATGCCGAGGAACTCACTTCAAGTGAAGAAATAAAAATGGCCTATTTAGGAGGCCACTGA
- a CDS encoding branched-chain amino acid ABC transporter permease — MELIQQLINGVSLGSIYALIALGYTMVYGIVKLINFAHGDVFMVGSFVGFYSITVLDLSFVPALLISMTVCALFGVLIERIAYKPLRNATRIAALITAIGVSLLIEYGFIYVRGAQPEAYPNDVLPTDKFNIFGVSINSQSVLIFGVAVVLMIILQIIVHKSKIGKAMRAVSYDADAAKLMGINVDNTISATFAIGSALAGAAGVIFGIYYIKIEPLMGVLPGLKAFVAAVLGGIGIIPGAMVGGLLLGVIEALVSAAGYSLWRDAVAFVVLILILIFMPQGLFGKNKKEKV; from the coding sequence ATGGAATTGATACAACAGTTAATAAACGGGGTTTCACTAGGAAGTATTTATGCCCTTATCGCTCTCGGATATACGATGGTTTACGGGATTGTTAAATTGATAAACTTTGCACATGGTGATGTATTCATGGTCGGCTCATTCGTTGGGTTTTACTCAATAACGGTCCTGGATCTGTCATTCGTGCCTGCCCTATTAATCTCGATGACGGTCTGTGCGCTGTTTGGAGTATTGATCGAACGTATCGCGTACAAGCCATTACGTAACGCAACACGTATCGCGGCACTTATCACTGCCATCGGTGTTTCCCTTTTGATTGAATACGGATTCATCTACGTCCGCGGTGCACAGCCGGAAGCTTATCCGAATGATGTATTGCCGACAGACAAGTTCAATATTTTTGGAGTTTCCATCAATAGTCAATCGGTTTTGATTTTTGGAGTGGCTGTAGTCTTGATGATCATCCTTCAAATCATCGTTCATAAATCAAAAATAGGAAAAGCGATGCGTGCCGTTTCCTACGATGCGGATGCAGCTAAGCTAATGGGGATAAATGTCGATAACACGATTTCTGCCACCTTTGCAATCGGTTCCGCATTGGCTGGGGCAGCGGGCGTCATTTTCGGTATTTACTATATTAAGATCGAGCCGCTTATGGGTGTGCTTCCGGGATTGAAGGCATTCGTTGCCGCCGTACTTGGAGGGATCGGGATTATACCGGGCGCGATGGTCGGTGGCCTATTGCTAGGTGTCATCGAAGCTTTGGTCAGTGCCGCCGGTTACTCATTATGGCGTGATGCTGTAGCCTTCGTCGTACTGATTCTTATCTTGATTTTCATGCCACAAGGCTTATTCGGTAAAAACAAAAAAGAAAAAGTATAG
- a CDS encoding ABC transporter substrate-binding protein, which translates to MKKKKLAGAFLSLTLAAGVLAGCSSSGSSEKSSGDGDTIKIGVNLELSGGVASYGQSIAEGLELATAEINKEGIDGKKIKLIKVDNKSEASEATSGAIKLTSQDQVAAIVGAATSTNSIAQVQIAQDNKVPVISPSGTSPEITFSKDKLNDYVFRTSFIDPFQGTVAANFATKEIKAKSAAIYIDSASDYSKGLAAAFKEQFEKNGGKIVAEEAYIAKDTDFRSTLTRLKSAKPDFIFLPGYYEEAGLIVKQARETGLDVPFMGGDGWDSPKLVEIAGAKALNNTFITNHYSSGDPDEKIQNFVSAFKAKYKDKSPDAFNALGYDTGYFLADAIKRAGSADSEKIKEALEKTADLELVTGTFTLDEKHNPIKSATILEFKEGEQVFNTKINP; encoded by the coding sequence ATGAAAAAGAAAAAACTAGCAGGTGCATTCCTTTCTCTAACACTTGCTGCAGGAGTGCTAGCCGGTTGTTCCAGCTCTGGTTCATCAGAAAAATCAAGCGGAGATGGAGATACGATAAAAATCGGTGTCAACCTTGAATTATCAGGCGGTGTTGCTTCATATGGACAATCGATTGCAGAAGGTCTGGAGCTTGCGACTGCAGAAATAAATAAAGAAGGCATTGACGGTAAAAAAATCAAACTTATAAAAGTCGATAATAAATCAGAAGCGTCAGAAGCGACAAGCGGAGCGATCAAGCTGACATCACAAGATCAGGTTGCAGCAATCGTAGGTGCAGCGACAAGCACGAACTCGATTGCACAAGTACAGATTGCACAAGATAATAAAGTGCCGGTCATCTCACCTTCCGGTACAAGCCCGGAAATCACTTTCAGCAAGGATAAATTGAACGATTACGTTTTCAGGACAAGCTTCATCGATCCGTTCCAAGGAACGGTAGCTGCGAACTTTGCCACTAAAGAAATCAAAGCGAAAAGTGCAGCCATCTATATTGACAGCGCAAGTGATTATTCAAAAGGATTAGCGGCAGCCTTTAAAGAACAATTTGAAAAAAATGGTGGAAAAATCGTTGCTGAGGAAGCTTACATCGCGAAGGATACTGATTTCCGTTCCACATTGACTCGTTTGAAATCGGCAAAACCTGATTTCATTTTCCTTCCTGGTTACTATGAGGAAGCTGGTCTGATCGTGAAGCAGGCACGTGAAACTGGACTTGACGTTCCATTCATGGGCGGCGACGGCTGGGATTCTCCTAAGCTAGTAGAAATTGCCGGTGCAAAAGCTCTAAATAATACGTTCATCACGAACCATTATTCTTCAGGTGACCCTGATGAGAAAATTCAGAATTTTGTGTCTGCATTTAAAGCGAAGTACAAAGATAAATCCCCGGATGCATTTAACGCTCTAGGATATGACACAGGATACTTCCTTGCAGACGCGATTAAACGTGCTGGATCAGCGGATTCAGAAAAAATCAAAGAAGCGCTGGAAAAAACGGCTGACCTTGAGCTTGTAACGGGTACATTCACATTGGATGAAAAACATAATCCAATCAAATCTGCTACCATCCTTGAGTTTAAAGAGGGAGAGCAAGTTTTCAACACAAAAATCAATCCTTAA
- a CDS encoding ABC transporter ATP-binding protein has translation MEATIPLLKVDSVGIRFGGLKAVSDVNVELFPGELVGLIGPNGAGKTTFFNLLTGVYVPTEGTIALNGENLNKQPPYKITRKGISRTFQNIRLFSELSVIDNVKVAYHSLAKHGIPSSIFRLPGHFSGEKEMDEKALEFLRIFNLDHFKDEKAKNLPYGQQRRLEIARALAANPKLLLLDEPAAGMNPHETKELMNLIAFIRKEFNLTVLLIEHDMSLVMGVCERIYVLDHGQLIAHGKPEQIRNDPKVIEAYLGEEVS, from the coding sequence ATGGAAGCCACAATACCGTTGCTTAAAGTAGATTCGGTGGGTATCCGTTTTGGCGGGTTGAAAGCTGTGTCCGATGTGAACGTGGAATTATTTCCAGGGGAACTTGTAGGCCTGATCGGGCCGAATGGAGCTGGGAAAACGACTTTCTTCAATTTATTGACGGGTGTGTATGTCCCTACAGAAGGAACGATTGCTTTGAATGGGGAAAATCTAAATAAGCAGCCGCCATATAAAATTACCCGAAAAGGGATCTCGAGGACCTTTCAAAACATTCGCCTCTTCAGTGAGTTATCAGTGATCGATAACGTGAAGGTTGCTTACCACTCGCTTGCCAAGCATGGAATTCCAAGCTCCATATTCCGGCTGCCGGGACATTTTTCCGGTGAAAAGGAAATGGATGAAAAGGCGCTCGAATTCTTGAGGATTTTTAATCTTGACCATTTTAAGGATGAAAAAGCGAAGAATCTTCCATACGGACAGCAAAGGCGGCTGGAAATTGCGCGTGCTCTAGCCGCCAATCCGAAACTTCTTTTACTGGACGAACCCGCAGCCGGGATGAACCCGCACGAAACGAAAGAATTAATGAACCTCATTGCTTTTATCCGGAAGGAATTCAACCTTACCGTGTTGCTCATCGAGCATGATATGTCACTTGTAATGGGGGTATGCGAACGGATTTACGTTCTTGATCATGGACAGCTTATCGCTCACGGAAAGCCGGAACAAATCCGCAATGATCCTAAGGTTATCGAGGCATATCTAGGGGAGGAGGTTTCCTGA